One window from the genome of Bacillus tianshenii encodes:
- the coaD gene encoding pantetheine-phosphate adenylyltransferase, with amino-acid sequence MASIAVCPGSFDPITLGHLDIIKRGASVFDKVYVCVLSNSSKQPLFTVEERKDLIREATADIPNVEIDSFQGLLIEYAEQIGAQAILRGLRAVSDFEYEMQITSMNRKLDENIETFFMMTNNQYSFLSSSIVKEVAKYNGNVADLVPSCVEKALYEKYGRK; translated from the coding sequence ATGGCGAGCATCGCTGTATGTCCGGGTAGTTTCGATCCGATTACGCTCGGTCATCTTGATATTATTAAACGTGGAGCAAGTGTGTTTGACAAAGTTTATGTTTGTGTATTAAGCAATTCATCGAAACAACCATTGTTTACTGTCGAGGAACGGAAGGACTTAATTCGAGAAGCTACTGCTGATATTCCGAATGTGGAAATTGATTCCTTTCAAGGATTATTGATTGAATATGCTGAACAGATCGGCGCTCAAGCGATTCTGCGCGGTCTTCGAGCTGTTTCTGACTTTGAATACGAAATGCAGATCACGTCTATGAACCGTAAGTTAGATGAAAACATTGAAACATTTTTTATGATGACAAATAATCAATATTCATTCTTAAGTTCGAGTATCGTGAAAGAAGTTGCCAAATATAACGGTAACGTCGCTGACCTTGTACCATCGTGTGTGGAGAAGGCACTGTATGAAAAATACGGAAGGAAATAA
- a CDS encoding RsfA family transcriptional regulator — translation MKKAIGEMAVNVARQDAWSEDEDLMLAEVVLRHIREGSTQLAAFEEVGRRLSRTAAACGFRWNSTVRKQYDSAVALAKEQRKAGRKTKHSPPPMEVNMKAVAAPLTLQQVITYLEELQGTLQLDKGAQEEELRELRERIKVAEAECEKWKEKFQALEQDYQTMLSIMEKARKMTVMKEEDEEKLRFQMDENGNLERVKKK, via the coding sequence ATGAAAAAAGCGATAGGGGAGATGGCAGTGAATGTTGCTAGACAGGATGCATGGAGTGAAGATGAAGACTTAATGCTTGCTGAGGTCGTATTGCGTCATATTCGTGAAGGAAGCACGCAGTTAGCTGCATTTGAGGAGGTAGGACGAAGGCTTTCGCGTACCGCTGCCGCATGCGGATTTCGCTGGAATTCAACAGTAAGAAAGCAGTATGATTCCGCGGTTGCGCTCGCAAAAGAGCAGCGAAAAGCTGGCCGGAAGACGAAACATTCCCCTCCGCCAATGGAAGTTAACATGAAGGCGGTTGCAGCTCCGCTGACATTACAGCAAGTGATAACGTATTTAGAAGAGTTGCAAGGAACCCTACAACTAGACAAGGGTGCCCAGGAAGAAGAATTACGGGAGTTAAGAGAGCGAATAAAAGTTGCTGAAGCTGAGTGTGAGAAGTGGAAAGAGAAATTTCAAGCACTAGAACAGGACTATCAAACGATGCTGTCCATTATGGAGAAGGCAAGAAAGATGACGGTTATGAAAGAAGAAGACGAGGAAAAGCTTCGTTTTCAAATGGATGAGAACGGAAATTTAGAACGGGTAAAGAAGAAATGA
- a CDS encoding SepM family pheromone-processing serine protease, with the protein MRTRKPFLRTLIFTFILTIVLTMVQLPYYVSTPGMAKELSPIIKVDGGFEEQGTFMLTTVRIGQANVLQYAVAHFRDFHHIYPEDQIKPPGESDEEYHKRQLHMMDTSKEAASYIAYKHAGKEVKVQDDGVYVMAVLEGMPAEGKLEAGDRVTAVDGKPVQSAEQLIKYVEDLKPGTQVKLDVERVKGGEEQVTIELAKFPDKPEKVGVGISLVTDREVIVKPNVKIDTAEIGGPSAGLMFSLEIYNQLTEQDLTHGLRVAGTGTMNYEGQVGPIGGIEQKIVAADKSEADIFFAPNEQGAKGSNYQNALKAAEQIHTDMKIVPVDTFEDAVQYLENLSKKAEAA; encoded by the coding sequence ATGAGAACTCGTAAACCTTTTTTAAGGACATTAATTTTCACCTTTATCCTAACGATTGTGTTAACAATGGTTCAGCTTCCCTATTACGTATCAACACCTGGTATGGCAAAAGAATTGTCCCCCATTATTAAAGTGGACGGGGGATTTGAGGAACAAGGGACATTCATGCTGACGACTGTAAGAATTGGTCAAGCAAATGTTCTGCAATATGCAGTAGCGCATTTTCGTGATTTTCATCATATCTATCCAGAAGACCAAATTAAACCACCTGGAGAATCGGATGAAGAGTATCATAAGCGTCAGCTTCATATGATGGACACATCAAAAGAAGCGGCTTCCTATATCGCTTACAAGCATGCAGGCAAAGAGGTCAAAGTGCAAGATGACGGCGTGTATGTCATGGCGGTGCTTGAGGGGATGCCTGCTGAAGGTAAGCTTGAGGCAGGAGATCGAGTAACAGCTGTTGACGGAAAGCCCGTGCAATCAGCCGAACAGCTCATTAAGTATGTCGAAGACTTGAAACCAGGTACACAAGTGAAGCTTGATGTAGAACGGGTCAAAGGCGGAGAAGAGCAAGTGACAATTGAGCTTGCAAAGTTCCCAGACAAGCCAGAAAAAGTTGGGGTCGGCATTAGTCTTGTTACAGACCGTGAAGTCATTGTAAAGCCTAATGTGAAAATTGATACAGCTGAAATCGGTGGTCCATCCGCTGGGTTAATGTTTTCACTTGAAATCTATAATCAGCTGACTGAGCAGGACTTGACACACGGCTTGCGAGTGGCGGGAACAGGTACGATGAATTATGAAGGTCAAGTAGGCCCAATCGGCGGCATTGAACAAAAAATCGTTGCTGCAGACAAATCAGAAGCGGACATCTTCTTTGCACCAAACGAACAAGGCGCAAAAGGTTCAAACTACCAAAACGCCCTTAAAGCAGCCGAACAAATCCATACAGATATGAAAATTGTCCCTGTCGACACATTCGAAGATGCTGTTCAATACCTCGAAAACTTATCAAAAAAAGCAGAAGCGGCTTAA
- the ylbJ gene encoding sporulation integral membrane protein YlbJ, with translation MTLGGFVLALSKLKTLFLAMLFLLFAVSLICYPQDAFQASIRGLSMWWDVVFPSLLPFFIVSELLIGYGVVHFIGVLLEPLMRPLFRVPGTGGFVWAMGMASGFPAGAKLTARLWQEKQLTTVEAERLASFTNSSNPLFIFGAVAVGFFHNPKLGVLLAVSHYTANVCVGLLMRFHGGRAEVSSSQRTKKSFFLKEAFLRMHHARTTENRPFGKLLGDAVISSVHTLLMIGGFVILFSVVNKMLHVAGVTEAIATIIASFLSVFSVSTDLSVPLIAGLFEITLGSQMTSQTELAPLLQQAAITSFILGFSGLSVQAQVASILAETNIRFRPFFIARVLQGFFSAVITVYLFEPLYVQMHTFERRTNDIPVFNSSVSADFFSESWALLLQYGALFTLLSLYVYVILYASSIYKRNS, from the coding sequence ATGACGCTCGGAGGGTTTGTGTTGGCACTTTCAAAGCTTAAAACATTGTTCCTTGCCATGCTTTTTCTTTTATTCGCTGTATCACTTATTTGCTATCCACAAGATGCTTTTCAAGCCTCAATTCGTGGTTTAAGCATGTGGTGGGATGTCGTCTTCCCATCGTTGCTGCCGTTCTTTATCGTCTCAGAGTTATTAATCGGCTATGGTGTTGTTCACTTTATCGGCGTCTTACTAGAACCACTTATGCGTCCGTTATTCCGCGTGCCAGGTACAGGCGGATTCGTCTGGGCAATGGGAATGGCCTCAGGCTTCCCTGCTGGCGCGAAATTAACCGCCAGATTGTGGCAGGAAAAACAATTGACGACTGTCGAAGCAGAACGGCTTGCTTCCTTTACAAATTCATCCAATCCACTGTTTATTTTCGGTGCTGTAGCGGTCGGTTTCTTTCATAATCCAAAGCTTGGCGTATTGCTGGCTGTTTCCCATTACACAGCGAATGTTTGCGTTGGCCTACTCATGCGCTTTCACGGCGGCAGAGCGGAAGTCTCCTCCTCTCAACGAACGAAGAAGTCTTTTTTTCTAAAAGAAGCCTTCCTGCGCATGCATCACGCCAGAACAACGGAAAACCGACCATTTGGAAAGCTGCTAGGCGATGCAGTCATCTCTTCTGTACATACCTTATTAATGATCGGCGGTTTTGTTATATTATTTTCAGTCGTTAATAAAATGCTTCATGTCGCTGGTGTAACAGAAGCTATCGCCACTATCATTGCGTCATTTTTAAGCGTATTTTCCGTTTCCACCGACTTGTCTGTGCCGCTTATTGCTGGATTATTTGAAATTACACTCGGAAGTCAAATGACAAGTCAAACAGAGCTTGCCCCTCTTTTGCAGCAAGCAGCGATTACAAGCTTTATTCTCGGGTTCAGCGGCTTATCTGTACAAGCACAAGTCGCAAGCATTCTCGCTGAAACAAACATTCGTTTTCGGCCTTTTTTTATCGCAAGAGTCTTGCAAGGATTCTTTTCCGCTGTCATAACAGTCTATTTATTTGAACCGCTCTATGTCCAAATGCATACATTTGAACGGCGTACAAACGATATTCCTGTCTTTAATTCAAGTGTTTCAGCTGACTTTTTTTCTGAATCATGGGCGCTCCTTTTACAATACGGAGCACTTTTTACACTTTTAAGCCTCTATGTATACGTCATCCTTTATGCTTCAAGCATTTATAAACGAAACAGTTAA
- a CDS encoding stalk domain-containing protein codes for MFKRVLGVLLLFTFLIAGLVGYQWIVYQRGESAEAKEQTIPLRYELSILHNKSGLKVEQTIRNIEQQQFLVQLPEGISDVSCSYDSKSECDWTDSDKGKRLNVQGAPKVTFTYTLPLAPGAVNQWFEKWYVQFLNNELKPYVADMSVTVSEELNKSTVWAAGAVNKADVKRDYLRFYAWEKENATEFPLYMSNEQLAKSSKGKVLTYTSPNAAFHANGKWVENLPEQTGLTLVTTTQSTTHLSPLLAVLPAETAQMDADEKMAYAYFLEAKRPSNEGIRWIWDAFPSLAFNKNVADGKAREMVEELLGQLNKQEKKAFAQWLYAKSSEKVSVKDLDEALSHVTEKETKFFSSNAEATEPLQPLYFVEERDVYYKGKKISQNWKPIYQKGGLYLPLVDVVEKAGFEVTELEGEDTYIVQKGGNTWRLFLKESYFIFNQEDYGLTSKPLEKVNGRVYMSEKWFEQLLRVEIIKRDDGIHLK; via the coding sequence ATGTTTAAACGGGTATTGGGTGTACTGTTGTTGTTTACGTTTTTAATCGCAGGACTTGTCGGGTATCAATGGATCGTATATCAAAGAGGAGAGTCAGCAGAAGCAAAAGAGCAGACAATACCTTTACGATATGAGCTCTCAATCCTGCATAATAAAAGTGGCTTGAAAGTAGAGCAGACCATTCGAAATATAGAGCAGCAACAGTTTCTCGTGCAGCTGCCAGAAGGTATTTCTGATGTCTCCTGTTCGTATGATAGTAAGAGTGAATGTGACTGGACAGACAGTGACAAAGGAAAACGACTAAATGTTCAAGGTGCACCAAAGGTAACCTTTACGTATACATTGCCGCTTGCGCCCGGCGCTGTGAACCAATGGTTTGAAAAGTGGTACGTACAATTTTTAAATAATGAATTAAAGCCATATGTTGCTGATATGAGTGTAACAGTGAGTGAAGAGTTGAATAAGTCAACCGTTTGGGCAGCAGGGGCTGTCAATAAAGCGGATGTGAAACGGGATTATTTACGTTTCTATGCGTGGGAGAAAGAAAATGCAACTGAATTTCCGCTCTATATGTCAAACGAGCAGCTTGCAAAGTCTTCAAAAGGAAAGGTGCTTACCTATACATCACCGAACGCAGCCTTTCATGCGAACGGCAAGTGGGTCGAAAACTTACCTGAACAAACAGGGCTTACTCTCGTAACGACAACACAAAGTACGACACATTTGTCTCCGCTTCTTGCCGTGCTTCCGGCGGAAACAGCACAAATGGATGCTGATGAGAAAATGGCTTACGCTTATTTCCTTGAGGCGAAGCGGCCTTCTAATGAAGGAATTCGCTGGATTTGGGATGCTTTTCCTTCGCTTGCTTTTAACAAGAACGTAGCAGACGGAAAAGCCCGAGAGATGGTTGAAGAGTTATTAGGACAGTTGAATAAACAAGAGAAAAAAGCATTTGCGCAATGGTTATATGCGAAATCATCTGAAAAAGTATCTGTCAAAGATTTAGATGAAGCGCTCAGTCATGTAACAGAAAAAGAGACAAAGTTCTTTAGCAGCAATGCAGAAGCGACTGAACCTCTACAGCCGTTGTATTTTGTGGAAGAACGGGATGTCTATTATAAAGGCAAAAAGATTAGCCAAAACTGGAAACCGATCTATCAAAAAGGCGGGTTATATTTACCTCTTGTCGATGTCGTTGAAAAAGCAGGCTTTGAAGTAACGGAACTTGAAGGAGAAGATACGTATATCGTCCAAAAAGGCGGCAACACGTGGCGTCTCTTCTTAAAAGAAAGCTATTTTATTTTTAACCAAGAGGATTACGGTTTAACCTCTAAGCCGCTTGAAAAAGTAAATGGTCGTGTCTATATGTCTGAAAAATGGTTTGAACAGCTTTTACGCGTTGAAATTATCAAACGTGATGATGGAATACACTTAAAATAA
- a CDS encoding nucleotidyltransferase yields MNACGVIVEYNPFHNGHAYHLQEAKRVSDADVMVAVMSGNFLQRGEPAIISKWARTRAALASGVDIVIELPYAFAVQKADRFAYGAVSLLDALYVDSFCFGSEHGEIEPFVETASFLEKHQNEINAELKKALKEGVSFPTAASNAYETFFGNTLPLDIHAPNNILGLSYVRAAQQRHTAMKPLTIKRTGSNYHDEQFSGNIASATSVRKQIFEHHADIDDLVHVLPQATVQQLASYRHTYGMLHNWEAYFQFLKYRLLTMSHSELSEIAEVEEGLEYRLKDAIKSAKTFHEFIQRVKTKRYTWTRLQRLCINVLTHTTKGTLEAVGTSPAYIRLLGMNELGQAYLRRVKKELPLPLVAKLSAYSHPQLDLDIRAADTYAMCLQEPFRTDAIQREFSNPPVRI; encoded by the coding sequence ATGAATGCATGCGGTGTGATCGTTGAATATAACCCTTTTCATAATGGACACGCCTACCACCTGCAAGAAGCAAAGCGTGTAAGCGATGCCGATGTGATGGTCGCTGTTATGAGCGGCAATTTCCTGCAGCGAGGCGAGCCGGCTATTATATCAAAGTGGGCGCGCACACGTGCCGCCCTTGCCTCTGGTGTCGACATTGTCATTGAACTGCCTTATGCTTTTGCCGTTCAAAAAGCTGACCGCTTCGCGTACGGTGCGGTTTCCTTATTGGATGCTTTATACGTCGACAGCTTTTGCTTCGGCAGTGAGCACGGAGAAATTGAACCTTTTGTTGAAACAGCTTCTTTCTTAGAGAAGCATCAGAATGAAATCAATGCAGAGCTTAAAAAAGCATTAAAGGAAGGAGTAAGCTTTCCAACAGCCGCTTCAAATGCCTATGAAACATTTTTCGGAAACACCCTTCCACTTGATATCCATGCACCAAACAATATTCTTGGCCTCTCGTATGTAAGGGCAGCACAACAGCGGCACACAGCCATGAAGCCGCTGACCATTAAGCGAACAGGCTCAAACTATCATGATGAACAGTTCAGCGGAAATATCGCTTCTGCTACAAGTGTACGAAAGCAAATCTTTGAGCATCACGCTGACATTGACGACCTTGTGCATGTGCTGCCACAGGCAACTGTTCAACAATTAGCAAGCTATCGTCATACATACGGCATGCTTCACAATTGGGAGGCTTACTTTCAATTTCTGAAATACCGCTTACTGACGATGTCACACAGTGAGCTTTCAGAAATTGCTGAAGTAGAAGAAGGACTTGAATACCGCTTGAAAGATGCCATAAAATCAGCTAAAACGTTTCATGAGTTTATCCAACGCGTTAAGACGAAGCGCTATACGTGGACAAGGCTGCAGCGCTTATGCATCAACGTCCTAACCCATACAACGAAGGGGACGCTTGAAGCGGTCGGCACATCTCCCGCATATATCCGGCTGCTTGGCATGAATGAATTAGGACAAGCTTACTTGCGTCGTGTCAAAAAGGAACTCCCCCTGCCGCTTGTAGCAAAGCTGTCTGCTTACTCACACCCTCAGCTAGACCTTGATATACGTGCTGCTGATACATATGCGATGTGCTTACAGGAGCCGTTTCGCACGGATGCGATTCAACGTGAATTTTCAAATCCGCCTGTGAGGATATAG
- a CDS encoding enoyl-CoA hydratase/isomerase family protein, which translates to MEKVSLERDERGVLTLTINREEKRNAVDYDVMQAFEEAIAQAETDDRVKMLAITGSGERAFCSGGDLSVFHELYTKEEAYGMLSKMGAILHKLYKLPKPTVAFVNGTALGGGCEILTACDFRIAKEGVSFGFVQGKLAITTGWGGATMLLERIAKHDAMRLLMTAERYKAEDGHAVKLFSEVFPKETFREDCQKWLDTFTAQDVTVLKAYKEASLRKLDLDKLYNDMFAEIERCSILWEADAHHDAVNAFLTK; encoded by the coding sequence ATGGAGAAGGTATCACTTGAAAGAGATGAGCGTGGGGTATTAACGTTAACGATTAATCGTGAGGAAAAACGCAATGCAGTTGATTATGATGTCATGCAGGCGTTCGAAGAAGCGATTGCACAAGCGGAAACAGATGACCGTGTGAAAATGCTGGCGATTACAGGAAGCGGAGAAAGAGCATTTTGTTCAGGCGGGGATTTATCTGTCTTTCATGAGCTGTATACGAAGGAAGAAGCGTATGGCATGCTTTCTAAAATGGGGGCAATCTTACATAAGTTATACAAGCTGCCAAAGCCGACTGTGGCGTTTGTAAACGGCACCGCGTTAGGCGGCGGATGTGAAATCTTAACCGCTTGTGATTTTCGTATTGCAAAGGAAGGTGTTTCGTTTGGATTTGTCCAAGGGAAGCTTGCGATTACAACTGGCTGGGGTGGCGCTACAATGCTGCTAGAACGAATCGCAAAGCATGATGCGATGCGATTATTGATGACAGCTGAACGCTATAAAGCAGAAGATGGACATGCGGTGAAGCTTTTTTCAGAGGTTTTCCCGAAAGAAACATTCAGAGAAGACTGTCAAAAATGGTTGGATACTTTTACAGCTCAGGATGTAACGGTGCTGAAGGCTTATAAAGAAGCGTCTTTGCGAAAGCTTGACTTAGATAAGCTGTATAATGATATGTTCGCTGAAATTGAACGATGCAGTATTCTATGGGAAGCTGACGCCCATCATGATGCGGTCAACGCCTTTTTGACTAAGTAA
- the rsmD gene encoding 16S rRNA (guanine(966)-N(2))-methyltransferase RsmD, which translates to MRVIAGTLKGRSIKAVPGTSTRPTTDKVKEAMFNVIGPFFERGSALDLFAGSGSLGIEALSRGMDDVIFVDRHPKAIETIRENVNACGLEEQVEVYRNDAMRALKAVIKRELTFSVIFLDPPYQKVKLKPFIDQIVEANLVEVGGYLVTEHAAEKELVEQIANFERIKHEDYNKTTAISIYQRVE; encoded by the coding sequence ATGCGTGTAATTGCTGGAACGTTAAAAGGACGAAGTATTAAAGCGGTACCTGGTACGTCTACAAGGCCGACGACAGATAAGGTAAAGGAAGCAATGTTTAATGTAATCGGTCCTTTTTTTGAGCGGGGGAGTGCGCTTGATTTATTTGCAGGCAGTGGTTCGCTTGGAATTGAGGCTTTGAGCCGCGGAATGGATGACGTTATTTTCGTTGACAGGCATCCGAAAGCAATCGAAACGATCCGAGAAAATGTCAATGCATGTGGGTTAGAAGAGCAAGTCGAAGTCTACCGAAACGATGCCATGCGAGCACTGAAAGCAGTCATTAAGCGCGAGCTGACATTTTCGGTTATTTTTCTTGATCCGCCGTATCAAAAAGTAAAGCTAAAACCATTTATCGACCAGATTGTTGAAGCAAACCTCGTTGAAGTAGGAGGCTATTTAGTGACAGAACATGCAGCAGAAAAAGAGCTGGTCGAACAAATTGCGAATTTTGAGCGCATTAAGCACGAAGACTACAATAAAACAACGGCAATTTCCATTTATCAACGTGTGGAGTGA
- a CDS encoding DUF177 domain-containing protein, translated as MEWQVSELRNRRDGFEIDETIDVSELKDMNKEIRQISPVHVTGNAHFSGSKITFDLTFDGEMILPCARSLADVKYPFEIDAREIFSLNGESYTDEDLEIHGIDGEVLDLKPYIRENILLEIPMQVFSDNPETEGKAPQSGQGWEVVTEEEQKERIDPRLEKLQQFFKKDE; from the coding sequence ATGGAATGGCAAGTATCAGAGTTAAGAAATCGTAGAGACGGGTTTGAAATCGATGAAACAATCGATGTTAGCGAACTAAAGGACATGAACAAAGAAATACGTCAAATTTCACCTGTTCATGTTACAGGGAACGCCCATTTTTCAGGCAGTAAAATCACGTTTGATTTAACGTTTGACGGTGAAATGATTTTACCGTGTGCGCGTTCACTCGCTGATGTGAAGTACCCGTTTGAAATTGATGCGAGGGAAATTTTCTCATTAAATGGTGAATCGTATACAGATGAAGATCTAGAGATTCATGGAATTGACGGAGAAGTCCTTGACTTAAAGCCGTATATTCGAGAAAATATTTTATTAGAGATTCCAATGCAAGTATTTAGTGACAACCCTGAAACAGAAGGAAAAGCTCCTCAGTCTGGACAAGGCTGGGAAGTTGTAACAGAGGAAGAACAAAAAGAACGCATTGACCCTCGTTTAGAAAAACTTCAACAGTTTTTTAAAAAAGATGAGTGA
- a CDS encoding methylthioribose kinase: MIQRFIELGEGYSDLYELLEVARNNRHRVKHMMAYYSTKNEQQVASLAVVLEPTTPGDFQPIYICREGIPNPHFKPNQRFDLFQQTAEEIGKKVIELDVQPSTTFGEVALYYSHLIGILRMNHYIAPLQ, from the coding sequence ATGATTCAACGTTTTATTGAGCTAGGTGAAGGTTATTCTGACCTTTATGAGCTGCTTGAAGTGGCACGAAACAACCGTCATCGTGTGAAACATATGATGGCATATTACTCAACGAAAAATGAACAACAGGTCGCATCGCTTGCCGTTGTATTAGAACCGACAACACCAGGCGATTTTCAGCCCATTTACATATGTCGTGAAGGAATCCCTAATCCACACTTTAAGCCAAATCAACGCTTTGACTTATTCCAACAAACAGCAGAAGAAATCGGCAAAAAAGTTATCGAGCTGGACGTACAGCCTTCCACAACATTCGGAGAGGTCGCCCTCTACTACAGCCATCTAATCGGCATTCTTCGTATGAACCACTATATCGCACCCTTGCAATAA
- a CDS encoding MFS transporter — translation MQQWKRNLWILFACQFLVLSAMTMILPFMPLYLQELGMTDMDKVSLWSGLIFGASFFTAFLFSPFWGRLADKYGRKVMILRSGFGMSVTIILLGFATGPVQLLLLRLLNGVVSGFIPASIGLVATNTPKEHTGYALGTLQSGAVAGSIIGPLFGGAMAEAFGFRMIFNITGICVLVAATVVLLFVKEIEKPTGDVPKSNALKDFKRVTVHKPMIALFFAAFLIQLAMLGVNPMIPLFVQELASGENIAFLAGAATAVMGFANMMASPQLGKLADRTNRQKVLFFSLSGAAIASIPVAFVSDLWQLFVLRFMIGLFAGGLLPTVNSIIKQLSPQGMESRTYGFSNSFVYLGNMLGPILAGWLSAGIGIRGVFVFSAIIFFVNIVLVKFYIMPIMEGRQPNVGGRFVKSS, via the coding sequence ATGCAGCAATGGAAACGTAATTTATGGATTTTGTTTGCTTGTCAGTTCCTCGTTTTAAGTGCAATGACAATGATTTTGCCGTTCATGCCCTTGTATCTGCAAGAGCTCGGGATGACGGATATGGATAAGGTTAGTTTGTGGTCTGGTTTGATATTCGGAGCAAGCTTCTTTACCGCTTTTCTTTTCTCGCCATTTTGGGGAAGGCTTGCGGATAAATATGGACGGAAAGTGATGATTCTGCGCTCAGGCTTTGGTATGAGTGTCACCATCATTTTATTAGGCTTTGCTACAGGTCCTGTTCAGCTACTATTGCTTCGGTTATTAAACGGGGTCGTAAGCGGCTTTATCCCAGCATCGATTGGTCTTGTCGCAACAAATACACCGAAAGAACATACAGGCTACGCGCTCGGTACCTTACAGTCAGGCGCAGTTGCCGGCAGTATCATCGGACCACTGTTCGGCGGGGCGATGGCTGAAGCATTTGGCTTTCGGATGATTTTTAACATTACAGGTATTTGTGTATTAGTTGCCGCAACAGTGGTGCTGTTATTTGTAAAAGAAATTGAAAAACCAACAGGCGACGTGCCAAAAAGTAACGCATTGAAAGATTTCAAACGTGTAACCGTTCATAAGCCGATGATTGCTTTATTCTTTGCGGCGTTTCTTATTCAGCTTGCCATGCTTGGAGTCAATCCGATGATTCCGTTGTTTGTACAAGAGCTTGCGTCTGGTGAGAATATCGCCTTTTTAGCAGGAGCGGCTACAGCAGTAATGGGCTTTGCGAACATGATGGCCTCTCCGCAGCTCGGTAAGCTGGCAGACCGGACAAACAGGCAGAAGGTGCTATTTTTCTCCTTAAGCGGTGCAGCCATCGCATCTATTCCGGTTGCATTTGTTTCTGACTTATGGCAATTGTTTGTTCTGCGTTTTATGATCGGGCTGTTTGCTGGCGGACTTCTACCGACAGTTAATTCGATTATTAAACAATTGTCACCGCAAGGGATGGAAAGCAGGACGTACGGATTTTCAAACAGCTTTGTTTATCTAGGAAATATGCTTGGCCCTATTCTAGCAGGTTGGCTGTCTGCTGGAATTGGTATTCGCGGTGTGTTCGTATTTTCTGCGATTATATTTTTCGTCAATATTGTGCTAGTCAAATTTTATATTATGCCAATCATGGAAGGGCGCCAACCGAATGTGGGAGGCCGCTTTGTGAAATCAAGTTAG
- the rpmF gene encoding 50S ribosomal protein L32 — MAVPFRRTSKKVKRQRRTHKKLSVPGMVACPNCGEMKLAHRVCKECGTYKGKDVVNK, encoded by the coding sequence ATGGCAGTACCTTTTAGAAGAACATCTAAAAAAGTAAAACGCCAACGCCGTACGCACAAGAAGCTTTCAGTACCAGGTATGGTAGCATGCCCGAACTGCGGCGAAATGAAGCTTGCTCACCGCGTATGTAAAGAGTGTGGTACTTACAAAGGCAAAGATGTTGTAAATAAATAA
- a CDS encoding patatin-like phospholipase family protein has translation MRPKIGLALGSGGARGFAHLGVLRVLQEEGIPIDVIAGSSMGSLIGAFYGAGHDMTRLYKLATAFRRKYYLDFTVPKMGFISGNRVKELIKLFTKGKRIEELDVVLGIVATDLKKGEKKVFTEGKLPEAVRASIAIPGIFVPENIDGTLYVDGGVIDRVPVQTARDLGADFVIAVDVSHVKAEVEITSIYDVIMQSIDIMQDELVRSRVMHADIMLIPDVSQFTSRAFTNLEEIIRIGEEEARKHLPQIKLAIESWKGVQHENS, from the coding sequence GTGCGGCCAAAAATTGGGTTAGCGCTCGGTTCAGGAGGTGCTAGAGGCTTTGCTCACCTAGGTGTATTGCGCGTACTGCAAGAAGAGGGGATTCCGATTGATGTGATCGCTGGAAGCAGTATGGGTTCGCTGATCGGAGCTTTTTATGGAGCAGGTCATGATATGACAAGGCTTTATAAGCTTGCGACCGCGTTTCGTCGAAAATATTACCTTGATTTTACCGTGCCGAAAATGGGGTTTATTAGCGGCAATAGGGTGAAGGAGCTTATTAAGCTTTTCACGAAAGGAAAACGAATTGAAGAGCTTGATGTCGTGCTCGGAATCGTTGCGACGGATTTAAAAAAGGGAGAGAAAAAAGTATTTACAGAAGGAAAGCTCCCAGAAGCAGTGCGAGCGAGCATTGCGATTCCAGGCATCTTTGTTCCCGAAAATATTGATGGCACATTATATGTTGATGGGGGCGTGATTGACCGCGTTCCTGTGCAAACAGCTCGTGATCTTGGGGCAGACTTCGTTATTGCGGTTGATGTCTCTCATGTGAAAGCAGAAGTAGAGATTACCTCGATCTATGATGTCATTATGCAAAGCATTGATATTATGCAGGATGAGCTTGTCAGGAGTCGGGTCATGCACGCTGATATTATGCTCATACCTGATGTTTCGCAGTTTACGTCACGGGCTTTTACGAATCTAGAAGAAATTATTCGTATCGGTGAAGAAGAAGCAAGAAAACATCTTCCACAAATCAAACTCGCAATTGAATCTTGGAAAGGGGTCCAACATGAGAACTCGTAA